Proteins encoded within one genomic window of Drosophila willistoni isolate 14030-0811.24 chromosome XL unlocalized genomic scaffold, UCI_dwil_1.1 Seg141, whole genome shotgun sequence:
- the LOC6649303 gene encoding iron-sulfur cluster assembly 1 homolog, mitochondrial isoform X2, whose translation MATRVVATATVRAVKGRKLIPTRAALTLTPAAVQRIKSLLQDKPDFVGLKVGVRQRGCNGLSYTLDYASHKDKLDEEVVQDGVKVFIDKKAQLSLLGTEMDYVESKLSSEFVFNNPNIKGTCGCGESFNM comes from the exons ATGGCAACACGTGTGgtggcaacagcaacagtgCGGGCCGTCAAGGGGCGAAAATTAATACCAACACGAGCGGCCCTGACTTTG ACTCCGGCTGCTGTGCAACGAATCAAATCTTTACTCCAGGATAAACCAGATTTT gttGGCCTTAAAGTGGGTGTACGTCAACGCGGCTGCAATGGCCTGTCCTACACTTTGGACTATGCCAGTCACAAAG ACAAATTGGATGAGGAGGTAGTCCAGGATGGTGTCAAGGTCTTCATTGACAAGAAGGCACAACTCTCATTGCTAG GCACCGAAATGGACTATGTAGAATCTAAGCTATCTAGTGAGTTTGTCTTTAATAATCCGAATATTAAGGGCACTTGTGGTTGCGGCGAATCCTTTAACATGTAA
- the LOC6649303 gene encoding iron-sulfur cluster assembly 1 homolog, mitochondrial isoform X1, translating to MATRVVATATVRAVKGRKLIPTRAALTLTPAAVQRIKSLLQDKPDFVGLKVGVRQRGCNGLSYTLDYASHKADKLDEEVVQDGVKVFIDKKAQLSLLGTEMDYVESKLSSEFVFNNPNIKGTCGCGESFNM from the exons ATGGCAACACGTGTGgtggcaacagcaacagtgCGGGCCGTCAAGGGGCGAAAATTAATACCAACACGAGCGGCCCTGACTTTG ACTCCGGCTGCTGTGCAACGAATCAAATCTTTACTCCAGGATAAACCAGATTTT gttGGCCTTAAAGTGGGTGTACGTCAACGCGGCTGCAATGGCCTGTCCTACACTTTGGACTATGCCAGTCACAAAG CAGACAAATTGGATGAGGAGGTAGTCCAGGATGGTGTCAAGGTCTTCATTGACAAGAAGGCACAACTCTCATTGCTAG GCACCGAAATGGACTATGTAGAATCTAAGCTATCTAGTGAGTTTGTCTTTAATAATCCGAATATTAAGGGCACTTGTGGTTGCGGCGAATCCTTTAACATGTAA
- the LOC6649304 gene encoding N(G),N(G)-dimethylarginine dimethylaminohydrolase 1 encodes MSPKYTHAIVARISNALLENGSFDVQLAKQQHEQYCALLREIGLDVIELPPDDALPEGVFVENSAVICNGVALIGRSENAKRRREAESMAIILKKELDIPVIEIEEPHAQLDGGDVLFTGREFFIGISSFTNEEGARAVAMAYPEYPVTPIRVNGSKRLKYYVTMAGPDVLCVSTSAICQEIVKRMEREASFTYQKLTLPEERAANMLYINGTIVHRSPTEIPDAYKTLKEKIDIPTRNIDISEFSQYSSGLTSSCLLLRRWKSIRSI; translated from the exons ATGTCACCCAAATACACGCATGCCATAGTAGCCAG AATCTCAAATGCTTTGCTCGAGAATGGAAGCTTTGATGTCCAATTGGCGAAGCAACAACACGAACAGTATTGTGCCCTGCTTCGCGAGATTGGTCTAGATGTGATTGAACTGCCTCCAGATGATGCTTTACCGGAGGGAGTTTTTGTCGAGAATAGCGCCGTTATCTGCAATGGAGTGGCCCTAATCGGTCGATCCGAAAATGCCAAGCGTCGGCGCGAGGCGGAAAGTATGGCTATTATATTGAAGAAGGAACTGGATATACCAGTCATTGAAATCGAAGAACCGCATGCCCAATTGGATGGCGGTGATGTCCTATTTACGg GGCGTGAATTTTTTATTGGCATTTCATCATTCACCAACGAAGAGGGAGCCCGTGCGGTGGCAATGGCCTATCCCGAATATCCTGTAACACCAATACGT GTCAATGGCTCAAAACGCTTGAAATACTACGTTACAATGGCAGGACCGGATGTATTATGTGTTAGCACAAGTGCCATTTGTCAGGAGATAGTGAAACGTATGGAACGTGAGGCTAGTTTCACCTATCAAAAGTTAACATTGCCCGAGGAGAGGGCAGCCAATATGTTGTATATAAATGGTACAATTGTCCATAGATCACCGACGGAAATACCAGATGCATATAAG ACTTTGAAAGAGAAAATCGACATTCCAACACGTAATATAGATATAAGCGAATTTAGTCAATATTCAAGTGGATTGACTTCATCATGTCTCTTGCTACGTCGCTGGAAATCTATACGCAGCATTTAA
- the LOC6649305 gene encoding adhesion G protein-coupled receptor A2 yields the protein MYAKLLLPLLVGSIAFVVQLQQPQLQVQAQTHVQAVGLCPKRCSCKNISENIQSLRVRCDDQHIVNWKELSFGDEAQIIVSINASKNAIAHIDADDFKNFTELKRLDLSSNLLTELDNETFGGSLANVERLKLANNTISHIYEGAFELMPKLKQLDLSNNPLACDCGLIWLIAWSNARDVRLQPAPKCESPVVFRGMPLKKLKVGNDFHCESQLQPLLELEPSQNQVAFEGDELQLKCFAPRVAVGAPRESEDLPTRAYVFWGWSDRIRSRNSTEDIIYRDPTKIFPDVNLETRHSTDSGILKSILRISSLTQNHTGMWDCTLRSQQANLSQSIVLHVVAKDTLYCEAKVVHTNKGVYHWPRTMRGETVVQECVEEPTDVAEHRRASHECSPAGEWLNLNTESCVYVSETTRILEQFAKVNLTLTKGQNALEIARRLHNFTQMQTQLHKIRDPMDLEYIARTLIKYLDQSMEMQEISSLLLDIVSQLMNLPSQLFQQAQREQGSGQKLLRVVEISSMRIQEEQQQYADGIAPPYNWQPRNIFVEFFNISLESFSSLSCVWLEEQPSPRGFQCNSSNDTIPMYELGDIDAAIQLPYNAIASNVSLNFNGSPKHLRLMFALHRNGKLLPQLKDNESLSSAIIGAAVYGHEGLIHSLETPGNGAPSDFEEDIYQQRITIMLRAHPYHSEVSAPRPAWWDPELQQWNPQVCQQHYQHRTLVMFSCNRLGYFGLLQSRAHLNDFRSEEAGARFHHPPMAIYAGCSVLFACLAFNIVTFVVFGYAIRINREQRHALVNTWLALAALTLIFVLGIYQTASQMHCRFFGLMMHYLSLCVLLWVSVSLSSMYKRLTKGTSISSQGGESVDAAAAMTPQQRQRKPILGIYLVGWGIALLICGISSAVNLAEYAAYSFCFLHSATTMNAVLVPASILLIFCGILALCIYYQLSQQAVNVLQLQQHQNHHQQHLQQRQYTQATEHIDLDWLDANGSARKDLASSLHLQQQQLQEQYSTLSNPLSSIVDDYERSNMSHLRGHFIFLVLYAIAWISAALYVQSAGQEQIFVVSFLCACVCLGLFLLVFYNMSRMDARQAWAQHSQRQQRRRQAKHQIMSMSYNNTNTVGSSQRRCSPSQAGAMISNSIVAYKANPGPGAGGSLYEAANNSAGSRSNSQCSRSMRSQTRSQTRSQQQQQQEHQLLGGVPPPGSGGGGVTIINNTNSTNQQNVVVPPHSLNALMHGSQHDLIPSAEIFYNPNQINVARKFFKKQKRLAKRNNFELQRQTMPQHMQQMQSHHSLSDASSEQLYSRHHNAMTLLAGGSKVNNTNLHYKPQQTPPGGSNLHLMPNKMENVNTESLQFKRFVPATKIMQANIYTNIPETLTPQHEVIKLRNRTRTPSLLDETLHEQDDDDDEVDEEDDDDEEVEVEVAVVEEEEEEIIEELGHGENDIDDASSLDEHAPLYANTVATAGSNLLFSGQDRGPISSSTPVKQPSLEAMNSLGLPEPPPAAPTTNSQEEPLLQKHEIYVSNSLQVTTSNSIRLDEDFPSVLIRFSQLQQQSKSLNNISEMLGTNGGANSVGNCADSEDPTNRNADPLQSSATNLLLQDQQQRPLMYSCSSSNLSQLKSNTGNNDVDNVRLLSASPTNESDLNYQNSEISIRSHGLYAPQADNDLNLTLTDDFRCYQSSNASDADADMDVLQEFDDEFVATNGGDKRTEHDHPEHDQDTSLDELYEAIKCRSPLRSSKQEKLTTAGPTVGEREILSINKEETPIKSSHHQQQQQQHLHHHHHHHHQHQHHDNLNETVEDDSSQSSVISYIDPRATSSTSNTNDSRNYPS from the exons atgtatgcaaaGCTCCTCCTACCGCTCCTTGTTGGCAGCATTGCTTTTGTCGTCCAATTGCAGCAACCACAGCTGCAGGTGCAGGCCCAGACCCATGTCCAGGCGGTGGGGCTGTGTCCCAAGCGTTGCAGTTGCAAGAACATTTCGGAAAACATTCAATCGCTTCGTGTGCGTTGCGATGATCAGCATATTGTCAACTGGAAGGAGCTAAGCTTCGGAGATGAGGCCCAGATTATAGTTAGCAT TAATGCCAGCAAAAATGCCATAGCCCATATTGATGCAGATGATTTCAAGAATTTTACGGAGCTGAAACGTTTGGATTTATCCTCGAATCTATTGACTGAGCTGGACAATGAGACTTTTGGTGGCAGTTTGGCAAATGTGGAGCGACTGAAATTGGCCAATAATACCATAAGTCACATTTATGAGGGAGCATTTGAATTAATGCCCAAGCTGAAGCAACT tgaTTTGTCTAATAATCCCTTGGCCTGCGATTGTGGATTAATTTGGTTAATTGCCTGGTCCAATGCCAGAGATGTGCGACTTCAGCCGGCACCTAAATGTGAATCTCCAGTAGTATTTCGTGGAATGCCGCTCAAGAAGCTTAAGGTGGGCAACGATTTCCACTGTGAATCCCAATTGCAGCCGCTGCTCGAGCTAGAGCCAAGCCAGAATCAAGTTGCCTTTGAGGGCGATGAATTGCAATTGAAATGCTTTGCTCCTCGTGTGGCTGTGGGAGCGCCCAGAGAGTCTGAAGATTTACCCACACGAGCCTATGTCTTTTGGGGCTGGTCAGATCGTATACGCAGCCGAAACTCTACTGAAGATATTATCTACAGGGATCCAACGAAAATATTTCCCGATGTCAATCTGGAAACACGGCATTCCACGGACTCGGGCATTCTTAAATCAATACTTCGCATCTCGAGTCTAACACAGAATCACACAGGTATGTGGGATTGTACTCTCCGGTCCCAGCAAGCGAATCTCTCGCAATCAATTGTTCTCCATGTGGTGGCTAAGGACACATTGTACTGTGAAGCCAAAGTGGTACACACCAATAAGGGTGTCTATCACTGGCCACGCACGATGCGCGGCGAAACTGTGGTGCAAGAGTGCGTAGAGGAACCGACCGATGTGGCAGAGCATCGAAGAGCCTCACATGAGTGCAGTCCGGCCGGCGAATGGCTGAATCTCAATACCGAGAGCTGTGTCTATGTAAGTGAGACTACTCGTATTCTGGAGCAATTCGCTAAGGTCAATCTAACGCTGACCAAAGGCCAAAATGCATTAGAGATTGCTCGTCGATTACATAACTTCACCCAAATGCAGACGCAATTGCATAAGATCCGTGATCCTATGGATTTGGAGTATATAGCTCGAACGCTTATCAAATATCTAGATCAATCCATGGAGATGCAGGAGATAAGTTCTCTGCTCTTGGACATCGTGTCGCAGTTAATGAATTTGCCCAGTCAGCTGTTTCAACAAGCTCAGCGGGAGCAAGGGTCAGGTCAGAAGCTTCTACGTGTCGTAGAGATCTCCTCCATGCGTATACAAGAGGAACAGCAACAATATGCAGATGGTATTGCTCCACCCTATAACTGGCAGCCACGTAATATATTTGTCGAATTCTTCAACATTAGCCTGGAATCGTTTTCCAGTTTGTCGTGCGTTTGGTTGGAAGAGCAACCCAGCCCCCGGGGATTTCAATGCAATAGCTCTAATGATACCATACCCATGTATGAGCTGGGCGATATCGATGCAGCGATTCAATTGCCCTATAATGCCATTGCCAGCAATGTGTCCCTCAATTTTAATGGCAGTCCGAAGCATTTACGTTTGATGTTCGCTTTGCATAGGAATGGCAAATTGTTGCCTCAACTGAAGGATAATGAATCTCTATCATCGGCCATAATAGGAGCTGCCGTGTATGGGCATGAAGGATTAATACATTCTCTGGAGACACCAGGAAATGGGGCCCCATCGGATTTCGAAGAGGATATCTATCAGCAACGTATAACCATTATGCTACGAGCTCATCCGTATCACAGTGAAGTGAGTGCTCCACGGCCTGCTTGGTGGGATCCAGAGTTACAGCAATGGAATCCTCAGGTATGCCAACAGCATTATCAACATCGCACTCTGGTGATGTTCAGCTGTAATCGGCTGGGTTACTTTGGACTGCTGCAGAGTAGAGcacatttaaatgattttcGCAGCGAGGAGGCCGGTGCTCGTTTCCATCACCCGCCAATGGCCATCTATGCTGGGTGTTCGGTATTATTCGCCTGCCTTGCATTTAACATTGTCACCTTTGTGGTTTTTGGCTATGCCATCAGAATCAATCGTGAGCAGAGACATGCTCTGGTCAATACGTGGTTAGCTCTGGCCGCTCTCACATTGATCTTTGTTTTGGGCATCTATCAGACAGCCAGTCAGATGCATTGTCGTTTCTTTGGCCTTATGATGCACTACCTTAGTCTGTGTGTACTGTTGTGGGTGAGCGTTAGCCTGAGCAGTATGTACAAAAGATTAACCAAGGGCACTTCGATATCGAGCCAGGGCGGCGAGTCTGTCGATGCGGCAGCTGCAATGACGCCGCAACAAAGACAACGAAAACCCATATTGGGTATCTATCTGGTGGGCTGGGGCATTGCCTTGCTCATCTGTGGCATTAGCAGTGCCGTCAATCTGGCCGAATATGCGGCCTATAGTTTCTGCTTCCTTCATAGTGCAACCACAATGAATGCGGTTCTTGTGCCCGCAAGTATTCTCTTGATTTTTTGTGGAATACTCGCCTTGTGCATTTACTATCAACTTAGCCAACAAGCTGTGAATGTTTTGCAGTTGCAACAGCATCAgaatcatcatcaacaacatctCCAGCAACGTCAATATACACAGGCCACCGAGCATATTGATTTGGATTGGCTAGATGCCAATGGAAGTGCCCGCAAAGATCTGGCCAGTAGTCTGCatttgcagcagcaacagctgcAGGAGCAATACAGCACATTAAGTAATCCATTGAGCAGCATTGTCGATGATTATGAGCGTTCCAATATGTCACATCTTCGTGGacattttatatttcttgTCCTCTATGCAATTGCCTGGATATCGGCTGCCCTTTATGTGCAAAGTGCTGGCCAAGAGCAAATATTTGTTGTAAGCTTTCTATGCGCTTGCGTGTGTCTTGGTCTGTTCCTTCTGGTCTTTTACAATATGAGTCGCATGGATGCACGTCAGGCTTGGGCACAGCACAGCCAAAGGCAACAGAGACGTCGTCAGGCCAAGCATCAGATTATGTCCATGTCGTATAACAACACCAACACTGTGGGCAGCAGTCAACGCAGATGTTCGCCAAGTCAAGCCGGAGCAATGATCAGTAATTCCATAGTGGCTTATAAAGCAAATCCCGGACCTGGAGCTGGTGGCAGTTTATATGAGGCAGCCAATAATTCGGCTGGTTCTCGTTCCAATAGTCAATGTTCGCGTAGCATGCGCAGTCAGACAAGAAGTCAAACGAGaagtcagcagcagcagcaacaggaaCATCAGCTCCTAGGTGGTGTGCCACCACCTGGtagtggtggtggcggtgtgACCATTATCAACAACACCAATTCCACAAATCAACAGAATGTTGTGGTGCCGCCTCATAGCCTAAATGCCTTGATGCATGGCTCGCAGCATGATTTGATACCATCGGCGGAAATCTTCTATAATCCCAATCAAATCAATGTGGCCCGCAAGTTCTTTAAGAAGCAAAAACGATTGGCCAAACGGAACAATTTCGAATTGCAGCGTCAGACCATGCCGCAGCATATGCAGCAAATGCAGAGCCATCACAGTCTAAGCGATGCCAGCTCGGAGCAATTGTATAGTCGTCATCATAATGCCATGACCCTGCTAGCTGGCGGTAGCAAAGTGAATAACACCAATTTGCATTACAAACCACAGCAGACGCCTCCAGGTGGTTCCAATCTTCATTTGATGCCCAATAAAATGGAAAACGTCAATACTGAATCTTTGCAGTTCAAGAGATTTGTCCCAGCCACAAAGATTATGCAGGCCAATATCTATACGAATATACCAGAGACTCTAACGCCTCAGCATGAGGTCATCAAACTGAGAAACAGAACCCGTACACCCTCCCTGCTAGATGAAACGCTGCACGAACaggatgacgacgacgatgaggTCGACGAAgaagatgacgatgatgaggaGGTGGAAGTAGAAGTCGCTGTTGTCgaggaggaagaggaggaAATAATCGAAGAACTGGGACATGGAGAGAATGATATCGATGATGCCAGCTCCCTGGATGAGCATGCTCCATTGTATGCGAATACTGTTGCCACAGCTGGCTCGAATCTACTATTCTCTGGACAAGATCGTGGGCCTATAAGTAGCTCAACGCCGGTTAAGCAACCCAGCTTAGAGGCCATGAATAGCTTGGGGCTGCCAGAGCCACCACCAGCCGCACCAACGACCAACAGCCAAGAGGAACCACTGCTTCAGAAGCATGAGATTTATGTGTCCAATTCGTTGCAAGTGACCACCAGCAATAGTATACGTTTGGATGAAGATTTTCCCAGTGTCCTCATACGCTTTAGTCAGCTGCAACAGCAATCCAAATCGTTGAACAATATTAGCGAGATGCTCGGCACAAATGGTGGGGCAAATTCTGTTGGAAATTGTGCAGATTCTGAAGATCCCACAAATAGAAATGCAGATCCCCTGCAATCGTCAGCTACCAATTTGTTGCTGCAAGATCAACAGCAGCGTCCTCTGATGTACTCCTGTTCCAGCAGCAATCTCAGTCAACTAAAGTCCAACACCGGCAACAATGATGTCGATAATGTACGTCTTCTTTCTGCTAGCCCCACCAATGAGAGTGATCTTAACTATCAAAACTCAGAGATTAGTATACGTAGTCATGGCCTCTATGCGCCACAGGCCGATAATGATCTAAATCTAACATTGACAGACGATTTTCGTTGCTATCAGTCGTCCAATGCCAgcgatgccgatgccgataTGGATGTTCTACAGGAATTCGATGATGAATTTGTGGCCACCAATGGTGGTGATAAACGAACAGAGCATGACCATCCTGAACATGATCAGGACACATCCTTAGATGAATTATATGAGGCGATCAAGTGTCGTAGTCCACTGAGAAGTAGTAAACAAGAGAAACTGACGACGGCGGGGCCAACTGTTGGAGAAAGGGAGATTTTGAGCATCAATAAAGAGGAGACACCTATTAAGAGCagtcatcatcaacaacagcaacagcaacatcttcaccatcatcatcatcaccatcatcagcatcaacatcaTGATAATCTCAACGAAACTGTCGAAGATGACAGCAGTCAGAGCAGTGTGATTTCATACATCGATCCTAGAGCAACAAGCAGCACAAGCAACACCAACGATTCTCGCAACTATCCTAGTTAG
- the LOC6649306 gene encoding general vesicular transport factor p115 — MEFLKSGIKTVLGGTEPGQQPSAAETVEKLVDRVYSSTLLEDRRDACRALKALSRKYRIEVGAQGMPPLVQVLQNDGQDAEIIGYALDTLCNIVTSEEFDEEADNPTVSVNVGEQFTEMFIKTPENVTLVMGYLDEYDFRVRRAAIQLITSLIANKTRELQDLVLVSPMGVSKLMDLLTDSREVIRNDVLLLLIELTKGNSNIQKIVAFENAFDRLFDIVREEGCSDGGIVVEDCLILLLNLLKNNSSNQQFFKEGSYIQKLAPMFVLGQDVEEAGWSPQKVSNFHCLLQVVRALVTPSNQQQVVTACQRVMQKSQLLHALCEILMSSGVPADILTETINAVAEVIRGERDNQDELSRVMAPSNPPRPAIVVLLMSMINEKQLLALRCAVLYCFECFLYRNSEGQRAVVQTLLPSSASDVSSLSTGQLLCTGLFSADALANWFSAVALMHSLVENVALKEELLRVLLATPGGHRPITLLEQCTNLMQQERYRLQSKVGLLMLLSLWLAHCPGAVKALLETQGTMAYLTAQLCSNEHDEREFLVQGMCAFLMGLCIQFNDNSLPQQRREDISQLIIKRIGQETFCNKLAEVSRHEAYSRACKQAQIRAKSAGELLLDYEYCKLYKGLEALIAKLVSGFDVDGIELTELTLSSEASALVSQYKGIIRGMDGQIQALQQTTKELEQENTDLKEKLSEEQSLRAQISDQNTLLKAQLGATNGQASNHTPNDQTVSPAQPPLPAAAVPAASEEDLNAARYQANMYFAENIRLTKELETLRQQLVTEKQRSDATEAALKATQKDQEDLLELLADQEAKLTRHEDNILLRGEEETQTKSSGSSECPSSGGDAAIELSASR; from the coding sequence ATGGAATTCTTGAAAAGTGGCATCAAGACCGTCTTGGGCGGCACCGAGCCGGGCCAACAGCCTAGCGCGGCTGAGACGGTGGAGAAGCTGGTGGATCGCGTATACTCGTCGACACTGCTGGAAGATCGGCGGGATGCCTGCCGGGCTTTAAAGGCCCTCTCCCGCAAATATCGTATCGAGGTGGGAGCCCAGGGTATGCCCCCATTGGTGCAAGTGCTGCAGAACGATGGTCAAGATGCGGAGATTATTGGCTATGCCCTGGACACACTATGCAATATTGTCACCAGCGAGGAGTTCGATGAAGAGGCCGACAATCCAACAGTATCTGTCAATGTGGGTGAACAGTTCACAGAGATGTTTATCAAGACGCCGGAAAATGTCACACTAGTAATGGGCTACCTGGATGAGTATGACTTCCGTGTAAGGCGTGCGGCCATCCAATTGATCACATCATTGATAGCCAACAAGACAAGGGAACTACAGGATTTGGTGTTGGTCAGTCCCATGGGTGTGTCTAAGCTCATGGATTTACTCACAGATAGTCGGGAGGTTATACGCAACGATGTGCTTCTACTCCTGATTGAATTAACAAAGGGCAATtccaatatacaaaaaattgtGGCCTTTGAGAATGCCTTTGATCGGCTCTTCGATATTGTCAGGGAAGAGGGCTGCTCGGATGGTGGCATTGTCGTAGAAGATTGCCTTATTTTGCTCCTGAATCTCTTGAAGAACAATTCAAGTAATCAGCAGTTCTTCAAGGAGGGCAGCTACATACAAAAGCTCGCGCCCATGTTTGTCCTCGGCCAGGATGTGGAAGAGGCCGGCTGGTCGCCACAGAAAGTATCCAATTTCCATTGCCTCTTGCAAGTTGTCAGAGCACTGGTAACTCCTAGTAATCAACAGCAGGTTGTCACTGCCTGCCAGCGGGTTATGCAAAAGAGCCAATTGCTCCATGCTCTATGCGAGATTTTGATGAGTAGCGGCGTTCCAGCGGATATTCTAACAGAGACCATCAATGCTGTGGCCGAGGTGATACGCGGCGAACGCGATAATCAGGATGAGTTGAGCCGTGTAATGGCTCCGAGTAATCCACCTAGACCGGCCATAGTTGTCCTCCTAATGTCCATGATCAATGAGAAGCAACTGTTGGCTCTGCGTTGTGCGGTTCTCTATTGCTTCGAATGTTTCCTCTATAGAAATAGCGAAGGACAAAGGGCTGTAGTTCAGACCCTTTTGCCATCCAGTGCCTCAGATGTAAGCTCTTTGTCGACGGGCCAACTCCTTTGCACTGGCCTCTTTTCGGCGGACGCCTTGGCCAATTGGTTCTCTGCTGTGGCCTTGATGCATTCGTTAGTGGAAAATGTAGCCCTAAAGGAGGAACTTCTACGTGTCTTGCTGGCCACTCCCGGTGGGCATCGTCCTATTACTCTACTGGAACAGTGTACAAATCTAATGCAACAGGAACGTTATCGCCTGCAGAGTAAGGTGGGGCTTCTAATGCTGCTCAGCCTTTGGTTGGCCCATTGTCCGGGCGCGGTGAAAGCTTTGCTGGAAACCCAGGGCACCATGGCCTATCTGACAGCCCAGTTGTGCTCCAATGAGCATGACGAACGCGAATTCCTTGTCCAGGGCATGTGCGCCTTTCTTATGGGCCTGTGCATTCAGTTCAATGACAATTCTCTGCCCCAGCAGAGGCGAGAAGACATTAGCCAGTTAATTATTAAGCGCATTGGCCAGGAAACCTTTTGCAATAAGCTGGCCGAGGTTTCACGCCACGAGGCGTATAGTCGAGCCTGCAAACAAGCTCAGATTAGGGCCAAATCAGCGGGAGAACTGCTCCTAGATTATGAGTATTGCAAGCTCTACAAGGGATTGGAGGCATTAATAGCCAAACTGGTGAGTGGATTCGATGTGGATGGCATTGAGCTGACCGAGTTGACTCTTAGCTCGGAGGCATCGGCCCTGGTCTCTCAGTACAAGGGCATTATCAGGGGCATGGATGGCCAGATTCAAGCGCTTCAGCAGACCACCAAAGAGCTGGAGCAAGAGAACACTGACCTAAAGGAAAAACTGAGCGAGGAGCAGTCGCTCCGTGCACAAATCTCGGATCAAAACACATTACTAAAGGCCCAGCTAGGCGCCACGAATGGTCAGGCATCGAATCATACACCCAATGATCAAACCGTGTCACCGGCGCAGCCACCATTGCCTGCAGCAGCAGTACCAGCAGCTAGCGAGGAGGACCTCAATGCAGCTCGCTATCAGGCAAATATGTATTTTGCTGAGAATATACGACTTACCAAGGAATTGGAGACACTGCGACAACAGCTGGTCACCGAGAAGCAACGATCCGATGCGACCGAAGCTGCTCTCAAAGCGACACAGAAAGACCAAGAGGATTTGCTCGAACTTCTGGCGGATCAGGAGGCCAAATTGACACGTCACGAAGATAACATACTACTGCGGGGGGAGGAAGAAACGCAAACGAAAAGTTCCGGATCATCTGAATGCCCCTCATCAGGGGGAGATGCAGCTATTGAATTGAGTGCCAGCAGATAG
- the LOC6649307 gene encoding 40S ribosomal protein S6 — translation MKLNVSYPATGCQKLFEVVDEHKLRVFYEKRMGQVVEADILGDEWKGYQLRIAGGNDKQGFPMKQGVLTHGRVRLLLKKGHSCYRPRRTGERKRKSVRGCIVDANMSVLALVVIKKGEQEIGGLTDTTIPRRLGPKRASKIRKLYNLGKEDDVRRFVVRRPLPAKDNKKATSKAPKIQRLITPVVLQRKHRRIALKKKRQTASKEAAADYAKLLVQRKKESKAKREEAKRRRSASIRESKSSISSDKK, via the exons CTCAACGTTTCTTATCCCGCAACGGGGTGCCAAAAATTATTCGAGGTTGTCGATGAGCACAAGCTCCGTGTGTTCTACGAGAAGCGTATGGGCCAGGTTGTGGAGGCCGATATCTTGGGCGATGAATGGAAGGGCTACCAACTCCGCATTGCTGGCGGCAACGACAAGCAGGGTTTCCCCATGAAACAGGGTGTCCTGACTCACG GTCGTGTCCGTCTGCTCCTTAAGAAGGGACACTCTTGCTATCGTCCACGCCGTACTGGTGAGCGTAAGCGTAAATCTGTGCGCGGTTGCATCGTTGATGCCAACATGTCAGTTCTCGCTTTGGTCGTGATCAAGAAGGGTGAACAGGAAATTGGCGGTCTTACCGACACCACCATTCCACGTCGTTTGGGTCCCAAGCGTGCCAGCAAGATCCGTAAGCTGTACAACCTTGGCAAGGAAGATGATGTCCGTCGCTTTGTTGTGCGTCGCCCATTGCCCGCCAAGGACAACAAGAAGGCCACCTCCAAGGCACCCAAAATCCAGCGTCTGATCACTCCCGTTGTTCTGCAGCGCAAGCACAGACGTATTGCCCTGAAGAAGAAGCGCCAGACAGCATCCAAGGAGGCTGCCGCCGACTACGCCAAATTGTTGGTCCAGCGCAAGAAGGAATCCAAGGCTAAGCGTGAGGAGGCCAAGCGTCGTCGCTCTGCTTCGATTCGCGAGTCCAAGAGCTCCATCTCAAGTGACAAGAAGTAA